Proteins encoded within one genomic window of Novosphingobium sp. EMRT-2:
- a CDS encoding dihydrodipicolinate synthase family protein: MMKADASRLQTFTISITPFTEDGAIDEAALRRHLRKLGDAGVGVYVGGGGSGEGYTLSPEETGRLLTIAVEELKGKAPVRAMGVEPRTARQMIAFLDMAQGAGVDAAQVYSLDVGHGHVPTPRELDAYFSEVLANTSVPAVLSTHQSVGYVIPAPVIIDLFAKYPHLIGLNVSHQDPGYLRALVDALGDRIDICVGGPHQAPLVLALGGQGYLSSEGNIAPHLCASVIAAAQAGDNAAFLERWGKLMRLFMALYGNGGIRVTKALLNHFGLAGGYPRAPRLPVEPDAFAKALAVVEEVGLAEIEGW, translated from the coding sequence ATGATGAAAGCCGATGCGTCCCGCCTCCAGACCTTCACGATCAGCATAACGCCGTTCACCGAAGATGGCGCGATCGATGAAGCGGCGCTTCGCCGGCACCTGCGCAAGCTGGGCGATGCGGGCGTTGGCGTCTATGTCGGCGGCGGCGGCAGCGGCGAGGGCTATACCTTGTCGCCGGAAGAAACGGGACGCCTGCTGACCATCGCGGTCGAGGAACTGAAGGGCAAGGCTCCGGTCCGCGCCATGGGGGTGGAGCCACGCACTGCCCGCCAGATGATCGCCTTTCTGGACATGGCACAGGGTGCCGGCGTCGATGCCGCGCAGGTCTATTCGCTGGACGTGGGGCACGGCCATGTCCCCACCCCGCGCGAGCTCGACGCCTATTTCAGTGAAGTGCTGGCCAACACATCGGTTCCCGCTGTCCTGTCCACGCACCAGTCGGTGGGTTACGTGATCCCCGCGCCGGTCATTATCGACCTGTTCGCCAAGTATCCGCACCTGATCGGCCTGAACGTTAGCCACCAGGATCCCGGCTACCTCCGCGCGCTGGTCGATGCGCTGGGCGATCGGATCGACATCTGCGTGGGAGGCCCGCACCAGGCGCCGCTGGTGCTCGCGCTCGGCGGCCAGGGCTACCTGTCCTCGGAAGGCAATATTGCGCCGCACCTGTGCGCCAGCGTGATCGCGGCGGCGCAAGCGGGCGACAATGCGGCGTTCCTCGAACGCTGGGGCAAGCTGATGCGGTTGTTCATGGCGCTCTATGGCAACGGCGGGATTCGCGTGACCAAGGCCCTGCTCAACCACTTCGGCCTTGCCGGAGGCTATCCGCGCGCACCGCGCCTGCCGGTCGAACCGGATGCCTTTGCCAAGGCGCTGGCGGTCGTGGAGGAGGTCGGCCTTGCCGAGATCGAGGGCTGGTAA
- a CDS encoding FadR/GntR family transcriptional regulator produces MRQPRVAEIVASSLRSRILSGALADGDMLPKQEELLAEFGVSPPCIREAFRILETEGLVTVIRGNVGGAIVHVPHPGTAAYMLGLVLQSRSVSLLDLLNGMRLLEPACAAEAALRPDRATSVLPRLRANIDASAAAIDDPAAFIGLARAFHSELVNNCGNETMSLVVGALEKLWTAQVETLAVDRSVHGTFADRALRLSLLSEHERIYRAIEEGDATTAERAIREHFSGGGERRHGFDTSVTVKADTLRY; encoded by the coding sequence TTGCGTCAGCCTCGCGTCGCAGAAATCGTGGCATCGAGCTTGCGGTCGCGCATTCTCTCCGGCGCGCTGGCGGATGGTGACATGCTCCCCAAGCAGGAGGAGCTGCTGGCCGAATTCGGCGTCAGCCCCCCCTGCATTCGCGAGGCATTTCGCATTCTCGAAACCGAAGGGCTGGTTACGGTGATCCGCGGCAATGTGGGGGGCGCCATTGTGCATGTGCCCCACCCCGGTACGGCGGCCTACATGCTCGGCTTGGTGTTGCAGTCGCGATCGGTTTCCCTGCTCGATCTGCTGAACGGCATGCGACTGCTGGAGCCCGCCTGCGCGGCCGAAGCGGCGCTCAGGCCCGATCGGGCGACGAGCGTGCTGCCCCGGCTTCGGGCGAATATCGACGCCAGCGCCGCCGCGATCGACGATCCGGCCGCCTTCATCGGCCTTGCGCGCGCGTTCCATTCCGAGCTGGTCAACAACTGCGGCAACGAGACGATGAGTCTGGTCGTCGGCGCGCTCGAAAAGCTCTGGACCGCGCAAGTCGAAACCCTGGCGGTGGACCGGTCGGTCCATGGCACGTTTGCCGACCGGGCGCTGCGCCTGTCGTTGCTGAGCGAACACGAGCGTATCTACCGGGCGATCGAGGAAGGCGACGCGACGACCGCCGAACGCGCTATCCGCGAGCATTTCTCGGGCGGAGGCGAACGACGGCACGGCTTCGATACCTCGGTAACGGTCAAGGCGGACACGTTGCGGTACTGA
- a CDS encoding nitroreductase family protein, with protein sequence MATIAETRTCAETLATRRSPLPDALVAPGPSSKEIDKIVEIALRVPDHGRLSPWRLILIAGEAKRLWVDRLLELADQRPDAGKTRVSTRKLVSAPLVVVVVSAAIPGHKVPEWEQVLSAGAVCMNVVNGAHALGYGAQWLTGWHAYDEQATALLGLEENQKVAGVILVGSVVEPAPERPRASAADVTRWLEA encoded by the coding sequence ATGGCGACCATCGCCGAGACGCGGACATGCGCGGAAACACTCGCCACCCGCCGTTCGCCGCTGCCGGATGCGCTCGTCGCACCCGGGCCGAGCAGCAAGGAGATCGACAAGATCGTCGAAATCGCCCTTCGCGTCCCCGACCACGGCCGGCTCAGCCCCTGGCGGCTGATCCTGATCGCGGGCGAGGCCAAGCGCCTCTGGGTGGACCGCCTTCTGGAACTCGCCGATCAGCGGCCGGATGCGGGGAAGACGCGCGTCAGCACCCGCAAGCTCGTTTCAGCGCCGCTCGTGGTCGTGGTCGTCTCGGCGGCAATCCCGGGGCACAAGGTGCCGGAATGGGAGCAGGTGCTGTCGGCCGGCGCGGTCTGCATGAACGTCGTCAACGGCGCGCACGCGCTCGGATATGGCGCGCAATGGCTCACGGGCTGGCACGCCTATGACGAGCAGGCGACGGCCCTGCTTGGCCTGGAGGAAAACCAAAAGGTTGCAGGCGTCATCCTGGTGGGCAGCGTGGTGGAACCAGCCCCGGAGCGTCCCCGCGCATCCGCGGCCGACGTGACGCGGTGGCTCGAAGCGTAG